The Neodiprion fabricii isolate iyNeoFabr1 chromosome 4, iyNeoFabr1.1, whole genome shotgun sequence genome window below encodes:
- the LOC124181475 gene encoding replication factor C subunit 3 isoform X1: MSLWVDKYRPTNLGKLDYHIEQATRLVNMVQEGDFPHLLVYGPPGAGKRTRIMGIIKELYGSGAEKLRMESMNFETPSRKKLEIMTISSNYHIEVNPSDVGMYDRVVVMDLIKTVAQTHQLDATGQREFKIVLLTNVDQLTKDAQHALRRTMEKYMATCRIILCANSTSRVLPAIRSRCLGIRIPAPKINEITTILESICKREGVTVPHELAIRIAEASERNLRRAILMLEACKVQQYPFTVNQNIAELDWKVYIQNTAKLIIAEQSPKKLLEVRSRLYDLLTHCIPCDLIFKGLLQELVKNCDLELKTQIATTAAEYEHRMHHGSKAIFHLEAFVARFMAIYKKFMETSLEAFM, translated from the exons ATGAGTTTGTGGGTTGACAAATATCGTCCCACTAATTTGGGAAAGCTTGATTATCATATTGAACAAGCCACACGTCTAGTGAACATG GTACAAGAAGGAGATTTTCCACATTTATTAGTATATGGACCCCCAGGAGCTGGGAAAAGAACACGAATAATGGGAATAATCAAAGAATTATATGGCAGTGGTGCTGAGAAATTACGAATGGAAAGCATGAATTTCGAG ACTCCGTCtcgaaaaaaacttgaaataatgACTATCAGCAGTAATTATCATATCGAAGTTAATCCTAGCGATGTGGGCATGTACGATAGGGTTGTTGTGATGGACCTCATAAAGACCGTAGCCCAAACACATCAGCTTGATGCAACGGGTCAAAGAGAGTTCAAAA TTGTTCTGCTGACGAATGTTGATCAATTAACAAAAGATGCACAACACGCATTACGACGcacaatggaaaaatatatggCTACTTGCAGAATAATACTGTGCGCAAATTCAACTTCACGTGTCCTACCAGCTATTCGATCTCGTTGTTTGGGCATAAGAATACCAGCACCAAAGATCAATGAAATTACAACGATTCTGGAATCAATATGTAAGCGCGAGGGAGTCACTGTACCACATGAATTAGCAATCAGAATTGCTGAAGCtagtgaaagaaatttgagAAGAGCTATTTTAATGCTTGAGGCCTGCAAAGTTCAACA ATATCCCTTCACTGTGAATCAAAACATTGCCGAACTTGACTGGAAAGTCTATATTCAGAACACTGCTAAGTTAATAATAGCGGAACAGTCACCTAAGAAACTGTTGGAAGTTCGCAGTAGACTGTATGATTTACTGACACATTGCATACCTTGTGACTTGATTTTCAAAGGGCTGCTGCAAGAATTAGTGAAAAATTGTGATCTTGAGCTTAAAACTCAAATAGCCACTACCGCTGCAGAGTACGAGCACAGAATGCATCATGGATCAAAAGCTATATTCCACTTAGAAGCATTTGTAGCAAGATTTATggcaatttataaaaaattcatggaAACCTCCCTTGAAGCTTTCATGTAA
- the LOC124181475 gene encoding replication factor C subunit 3 isoform X2 → MGIIKELYGSGAEKLRMESMNFETPSRKKLEIMTISSNYHIEVNPSDVGMYDRVVVMDLIKTVAQTHQLDATGQREFKIVLLTNVDQLTKDAQHALRRTMEKYMATCRIILCANSTSRVLPAIRSRCLGIRIPAPKINEITTILESICKREGVTVPHELAIRIAEASERNLRRAILMLEACKVQQYPFTVNQNIAELDWKVYIQNTAKLIIAEQSPKKLLEVRSRLYDLLTHCIPCDLIFKGLLQELVKNCDLELKTQIATTAAEYEHRMHHGSKAIFHLEAFVARFMAIYKKFMETSLEAFM, encoded by the exons ATGGGAATAATCAAAGAATTATATGGCAGTGGTGCTGAGAAATTACGAATGGAAAGCATGAATTTCGAG ACTCCGTCtcgaaaaaaacttgaaataatgACTATCAGCAGTAATTATCATATCGAAGTTAATCCTAGCGATGTGGGCATGTACGATAGGGTTGTTGTGATGGACCTCATAAAGACCGTAGCCCAAACACATCAGCTTGATGCAACGGGTCAAAGAGAGTTCAAAA TTGTTCTGCTGACGAATGTTGATCAATTAACAAAAGATGCACAACACGCATTACGACGcacaatggaaaaatatatggCTACTTGCAGAATAATACTGTGCGCAAATTCAACTTCACGTGTCCTACCAGCTATTCGATCTCGTTGTTTGGGCATAAGAATACCAGCACCAAAGATCAATGAAATTACAACGATTCTGGAATCAATATGTAAGCGCGAGGGAGTCACTGTACCACATGAATTAGCAATCAGAATTGCTGAAGCtagtgaaagaaatttgagAAGAGCTATTTTAATGCTTGAGGCCTGCAAAGTTCAACA ATATCCCTTCACTGTGAATCAAAACATTGCCGAACTTGACTGGAAAGTCTATATTCAGAACACTGCTAAGTTAATAATAGCGGAACAGTCACCTAAGAAACTGTTGGAAGTTCGCAGTAGACTGTATGATTTACTGACACATTGCATACCTTGTGACTTGATTTTCAAAGGGCTGCTGCAAGAATTAGTGAAAAATTGTGATCTTGAGCTTAAAACTCAAATAGCCACTACCGCTGCAGAGTACGAGCACAGAATGCATCATGGATCAAAAGCTATATTCCACTTAGAAGCATTTGTAGCAAGATTTATggcaatttataaaaaattcatggaAACCTCCCTTGAAGCTTTCATGTAA
- the LOC124181495 gene encoding succinate dehydrogenase cytochrome b560 subunit, mitochondrial-like yields the protein MALSYTRLLCRRNLGVNGFRGFYTSKNLAVSTSNAALEKVAVHENHDEKNMRLKRPMSPHLTIYQVQITTLLSISHRATGIILSGYAATIGLSTLFMPGGMPCMIEAVHALCLPAVAIAVGKIALAFPVAFHFCNGIRHLAWDLGVFLSIKDVYTTGYAMVLAAAALSVVLAIL from the exons ATGGCTCTCAGTTACACAAG GTTGCTTTGTAGACGTAACTTGGGTGTCAACGGGTTCCGAGGGTTTTACACCAGCAA AAACCTAGCTGTTTCCACATCAAATGCTGCATTAGAAAAAGTAGCAGTGCATGAGAATCACGATGAGAAGAATATGCGTCTCAAGAGACCGATGTCTCCTCACTTGACCATTTATCAAGTGCAAATAACGACTCTGCTTTCAATCTCACACAGAGCTACAGGGATAATATTGTCAGGTTACGCAGCAACAATTGGATTGA GTACTCTTTTCATGCCTGGTGGAATGCCATGCATGATTGAAGCTGTGCACGCGTTATGTTTGCCAGCAGTTGCGATCGCAGTTGGTAAAATCGCTCTTGCTTTTCCAGTAGCATTCCATTTTTGCAACGGAATTCGTCACTTG GCTTGGGACTTGGGAGTGTTTCTCAGTATAAAGGATGTTTATACCACTGGCTATGCAATGGTCCTCGCAGCTGCTGCTCTGTCTGTGGTATTAGCAATACTTTGA
- the LOC124181469 gene encoding G patch domain-containing protein 4 produces the protein MANFAKAQLLKYGWTEGKGLGKNESGIPEPIKPKLKFDHAGIGHDSAEQFTYHWWENVFNEAAKNISIDSNDQGISMKVIDDDTPNITTKKSNLKVLQKKQKLQYGNFLKTSTLLNDGKVINENTPHINIDTTDNKMNHVELTDEELFKACGGRTAHKGARHGLTLNGKLARIAKQEQQLLAKMNQIKAEKDALSCSLAQVIEATYNFDNVRLKRHAKTKKKIAKTDRESVKNANEPVSGTGPQPSCSYAECPNAEDNSDIPNSNWKKKRIETRKRKSSNILKGSVKIDVDVIENQCKWLDTIESNQSVLNDNANAVDEDSELVIPPLTKVPRLHVKSKKSRKKEKRKINDLTEQLDNSCMIDESIIVSRKRKGESREIVNDILTTIFEQYSSTAKKCKLHKQDSVSDEAHKLNSRIFKKKRNAHRCKDKQKLERITKKLMSVDLGNKF, from the exons ATGGCAAATTTTGCCAAAGCCCAGCTCTTGAAGTACGGATGGACAGAAG gCAAAGGTCTTGGGAAAAATGAAAGCGGTATTCCAGAGCCTATAAAACCCAAGTTAAAATTCGATCATGCAGGAATAGGTCATGATTCAGCTGAACAATTCACATATCACTGGTGGGAAAATGTGTTCAACGAAGCAGCTAAAAACATATCAATTGATTCAAATGATCAGGGGATTTCAATGAAGGTCATTGATGACGATACACCTAATATAactacaaaaaaatcaaacctcAAAGTTTTGCAAAAAAAGCAGAAGCTCCAATATGGGAATTTCTTGAAGACCTCTACACTCTTGAATGATGGGAAGGTAATCAACGAGAACACACCACATATAAATATAGACACCACTGACAACAAGATGAATCATGTGGAATTAACGGATGAAGAATTGTTTAAAGCTTGTGGAGGAAGAACAGCACACAAAGGTGCAAGACATGGGTTAAcattaaatgggaaattggcACGAATTGCGAAGCAAGAACAGCAGCTGCTAGCAAAAATGAATCAAATCAAAGCAGAGAAAGATGCCTTGAGTTGTAGTCTTGCACAAGTGATAGAGGCCACTTATAACTTTGATAATGTGAGGCTTAAAAGGCATGCCAAaactaaaaagaaaatagCAAAAACTGATCGTGAATCAGTAAAAAATGCTAACGAGCCAGTAAGTGGTACAGGACCACAGCCAAGCTGTTCCTATGCTGAATGTCCCAATGCCGAGGACAATTCAGATATACCGAATtctaattggaaaaaaaagaggatcGAAACAAGGAAACGAAAGTCATCGAATATTCTTAAAGGATCAGTGAAAATTGATGTAGATGTCATTGAAAATCAGTGTAAATGGCTAGATACTATTGAGTCTAATCAATCAGTGCTGAATGATAATGCAAACGCCGTTGACGAAGACAGTGAGCTTGTGATTCCACCACTAACTAAAGTGCCAAGACTGCATGTAAAATCGAagaaaagtcgaaaaaaagaaaagagaaaaattaacgaccTAACAGAACAACTGGACAACTCCTGTATGATCGATGAATCTATAATTGTATCCAGAAAACGGAAGGGGGAGAGTCGCGAAATCGTTAATGATATACTGACAACCATTTTTGAACAATATAGTTCGACAGCCAAAAAATGCAAACTACATAAGCAGGATAGTGTTAGCGATGAAGCACATAAATTGAATAGcagaattttcaagaaaaaaagaaatgcgcACCGATGTAAAGACAAGCAAAAATTAGAGCGTATCACGAAAAAGTTAATGTCAGTTGATTTagggaataaattttga
- the LOC124181464 gene encoding F-box-like/WD repeat-containing protein TBL1X, translating into MSFSSDEVNFLVYRYLQESGFQHSAYTFGIESHISQSNINGALVPPAALLSILQKGLQYTEAEISIGEDGTEQRMVESLSLIDAVMPDVVASRQNQQNQQKQQVKTEVQDTNGEEVTPNVGVGVGMNERVGDRGEMEVDEQQQQGTSASAGTSAVEIPASKATVLRGHESEVFICAWNPTTDLLASGSGDSTARIWDMTDNSQAPSQLVLRHCIQKGGTEVPSNKDVTSLDWNCDGKLLATGSYDGYARIWTTDGQLASTLGQHKGPIFALKWNKRGNYILSAGVDKTTIIWDAASGQCTQQFSFHSAPALDVDWQTNTSFASCSTDQCIHVCKLSVDKPVKSFQGHTNEVNAIKWDPQGNLLASCSDDMTLKIWSMKQDTCVHDLQAHSKEIYTIKWSPTGPGTHNPSMNLILASASFDSTVRLWDVERGACIHTLTKHTEPVYSVAFSPDGKFLASGSFDKCVHIWSTQSGQLVHSYKGTGGIFEVCWNSRGDKVGASASDGSVFVLDLRKL; encoded by the exons atgaGTTTCTCAAGTGATGAAGTCAACTTTTTAGTGTATAGATATTTACAGGAATCTG GTTTCCAACATTCTGCATATACCTTTGGTATAGAGTCTCATATATCACAGAGTAACATAAATGGTGCGCTGGTACCACCTGCAGCCCTACTATCCATTCTTCAAAAAGGTTTACAGTATACAGAGGCTGAAATATCAATTGGTGAAGATGGCACTGAACAAAGAATGGTCGAATCCTTGTCACTCATCGATGCTGTTATGCCAGACGTTGTTGCATCACGGCAAAATCAACAAAATCAGCAAAAGCAGCAGGTTAAAACTGAAGTGCAAGATACCAATGGGGAAGAAG TAACGCCAAATGTTGGTGTTGGTGTGGGGATGAACGAAAGAGTCGGTGATCGGGGAGAGATGGAAGTTGACGAACAGCAGCAACAAGGTACTAGTGCTAGTGCCGGTACTAGTGCTGTTGAAATCCCGGCAAGTAAGGCGACCGTCTTACGAGGCCATGAATCCGAAGTTTTTATTTGCGCGTGGAATCCGACGACAGACTTACTCGCATCTGGTTCTGGAGACAGTACAGCACGAATCTGGGACATGACTGATAACTCACAAGCACCAAGTCAACTCGTACTTCGACACTGCATTCAAAAAGGTGGAACTGAAGTTCCCAGTAACAAAGATGTCACTTCGTTGGATTGGAAt TGTGACGGCAAGCTGCTTGCTACTGGTAGCTATGATGGATATGCCAGGATTTGGACAACCGATGGACAATTAGCGTCTACACTCGGGCAACACAAGGGTCCTATCTTCGCCCTGAAATGGAACAAACGAGGGAATTATATTCTCAGTGCAGGCGTTGATAAAACTACTATTATTTGGGATGCTGCGAGTGGTCAATGTACTCAGCAGTTCAGTTTTCATTCTGCTCCTGCTTTAGATGTTGACTGGCAGACGAACACTTCCTTTGCCAGTTGCTCCACTGATCAGTGCATTCACGTTTGCAAGTTGAGTGTTGATAAGCCAGTCAAGAGTTTTCAGGGACACACG AATGAGGTAAATGCGATCAAGTGGGATCCCCAAGGAAATTTGCTTGCTAGTTGTTCAGATGATATGACTTTGAAGATTTGGTCAATGAAACAAGACACCTGCGTACACGACTTACAAGCTCACAGTAAAGAGATTTATACTATTAAATGGTCACCTACGGGCCCAGGAACGCACAATCCAAGTATGAATTTAATCCTGGCCAGTGCATCATTTGATTCTACTGTGAGATTGTGGGATGTTGAAAGGGGTGCCTGTATACACACGCTCACAAAACATACAGAGCCTGTCTACAGTGTAGCCTTCAGTCCGGATGGTAAATTCCTTGCCAGTGGTAGCTTCGATAAGTGCGTCCACATTTGGTCTACTCAG AGTGGGCAGCTGGTACATAGTTACAAAGGCACCGGTGGAATCTTTGAAGTATGTTGGAACAGTCGTGGAGACAAAGTTGGGGCCTCTGCCTCCGATGGAAGTGTTTTCGTCCTCGATCTACGCAAATTGTAA